Proteins from a genomic interval of Staphylococcus debuckii:
- the putP gene encoding sodium/proline symporter PutP, translated as MFTLGATLSQQVNPDWRTYIMIGAYFLILLVIGWYGYKKATGNVSEYMLGGRSIGPYVTALSAGASDMSGWMIMGLPGEVYSTGLSAAWLAIGLTLGAYINYIVVAPRLRVYTEQAGDAITLPDFFRNRLADNSNLIKIISGGIIVVFFTLYTHAGMVSGGKLFNSAFGLDYHWGLILISVIVIAYTFFGGYLAVSLTDFFQGVIMLIAMVMVPIVALLKLNGLDTFDQVTDLKPTNLDLFKGTTVIGIISFFAWGLGYFGQPHIIVRFMSIKSVKQLRTARRFGIGWMAISLIGAVFVGLIGIAFVKDKGVELKDPETLFILMGQILFHPLIGGFLLAAILAAIMSTISSQLLVTSSSLTEDFYKLIRGEDAAKKREKEFLLVGRLSVLVVACISIAIAWSPNDTILNLVGNAWAGFGAAFGPLVVMSLYWKGLSRTGAISGMLAGAIVVILWIVFAKPLGETNDFFNLYEIIPGIIASVLVTIIVSKMTKKPNIDVNKDMDTVKETINTEMHS; from the coding sequence ATGTTTACTTTAGGAGCAACACTATCCCAGCAGGTGAATCCTGACTGGCGAACGTACATTATGATTGGGGCATATTTCTTAATCTTGCTTGTCATCGGGTGGTACGGCTATAAAAAGGCGACAGGTAACGTGAGCGAATACATGCTCGGCGGCCGCAGTATCGGGCCGTACGTTACAGCACTATCAGCAGGCGCATCTGACATGAGTGGTTGGATGATTATGGGCTTGCCAGGTGAGGTTTATTCTACTGGTCTTTCAGCAGCATGGTTAGCGATAGGTCTGACACTCGGAGCTTACATCAACTATATCGTAGTCGCACCGAGGCTTCGCGTCTATACCGAACAAGCAGGCGATGCCATCACTTTGCCAGACTTTTTCCGTAACCGCTTAGCTGACAATTCGAATCTTATCAAGATTATTTCCGGGGGAATAATCGTCGTCTTCTTTACACTGTACACACATGCAGGTATGGTATCAGGCGGCAAACTCTTTAACAGTGCCTTCGGATTAGATTATCATTGGGGCTTAATCTTAATTTCAGTAATCGTTATCGCGTATACCTTCTTCGGGGGCTATCTTGCGGTGTCACTCACAGACTTTTTCCAAGGGGTCATTATGCTGATTGCAATGGTTATGGTACCAATCGTGGCACTTCTGAAATTAAATGGACTAGACACATTTGACCAAGTGACAGACTTGAAACCGACTAACCTAGATTTATTCAAAGGAACAACAGTCATCGGAATCATCTCTTTCTTCGCATGGGGATTAGGTTACTTCGGCCAACCGCATATTATCGTGCGCTTTATGAGTATCAAATCCGTTAAACAACTGCGAACAGCACGCCGCTTCGGCATCGGCTGGATGGCTATCAGCTTGATTGGGGCAGTATTCGTAGGCTTAATCGGTATCGCATTCGTCAAAGATAAAGGTGTAGAATTGAAAGACCCAGAAACACTCTTCATCCTGATGGGACAAATTCTATTCCACCCATTAATCGGCGGCTTCTTACTAGCCGCTATCTTAGCTGCAATCATGAGTACCATTTCATCACAACTACTCGTGACATCCAGCTCATTAACAGAGGACTTCTATAAACTCATTCGCGGAGAAGACGCTGCGAAGAAACGCGAGAAAGAATTCTTGCTCGTAGGACGTCTCTCAGTACTAGTCGTCGCATGTATTTCCATCGCCATTGCATGGTCGCCGAACGACACTATCTTGAACCTCGTCGGCAACGCATGGGCAGGCTTCGGTGCTGCATTCGGACCGCTAGTCGTGATGTCATTATACTGGAAAGGCTTGAGTCGAACAGGCGCAATCAGCGGTATGCTTGCAGGCGCTATCGTCGTCATCCTGTGGATTGTCTTTGCGAAACCACTCGGCGAAACCAACGACTTCTTCAACCTATACGAAATCATTCCAGGCATCATCGCGAGCGTCCTCGTGACAATCATCGTAAGTAAGATGACTAAGAAACCAAACATCGATGTCAATAAAGACATGGATACGGTAAAAGAAACCATCAATACGGAAATGCATTCATAA
- the mbcS gene encoding acyl-CoA synthetase MbcS, translating to MNKPDLVAPRHFNIVSEIEKYAQDESKVAIIFEDNAGNETKVTYADLIRKSNRMGNLFKQHGLKKGDTLLIKMERSIETYEVYIAALKLGVALIPASEMLRTKDLQYRITHGEVDAVLSIAAGADEFDGVDEYDDLMKFIIGGQKDGWVDVDQDVESQSDVLEIADTDRDDVAFLPYTSGTTGNPKAVVHSHGWGYAHMQMAPKHWLNIHEDDIVWATAAPGWQKWVWSPFLSTMTSGATAFVYNGRFDGTKYLELLQDYQINVLCCTPTEYRIMAKLQDLGQYDLSHLHDAVSAGEPLNQEVVEKFQDTFDITVRDGYGQTESTLLIGLLKDVPGRPGSMGKAIPGSGVLIVDDEGQPVEAGVVGNIAVPVDLPALFKGYFKDSERTQERVAGDYFLTGDRAKEDEDGYFWFEGRADDIIISSGYTIGPFEVEDSLTKHPAVKETAVVASPHELRGNIVKAFVILQDGYEASDELVRELQHFVKYDVAPYKYPRAIEFVEDLPKTNSGKIRRVELREAEVEKYNREHE from the coding sequence ATGAACAAACCGGATTTGGTCGCACCTCGTCATTTCAATATTGTGTCTGAGATTGAAAAGTATGCGCAGGATGAGTCGAAGGTTGCGATAATATTTGAAGATAATGCGGGTAATGAGACGAAGGTAACGTATGCGGATTTAATTCGCAAGTCGAACCGCATGGGGAATTTGTTTAAGCAGCATGGTTTGAAGAAGGGTGACACATTGCTCATCAAGATGGAGCGCAGTATTGAGACGTATGAGGTCTATATTGCGGCGTTGAAGTTAGGTGTTGCGTTGATTCCGGCTTCTGAAATGTTGCGTACGAAGGATTTGCAGTATCGTATTACGCACGGTGAAGTGGATGCGGTGTTATCTATTGCTGCTGGTGCGGATGAGTTTGACGGTGTCGATGAGTATGATGATTTGATGAAATTTATTATCGGCGGTCAGAAGGATGGCTGGGTTGATGTAGATCAGGATGTCGAGTCGCAAAGTGATGTGCTTGAGATTGCTGATACGGATCGTGATGATGTCGCGTTCTTACCTTATACATCTGGGACAACTGGCAATCCTAAAGCTGTCGTGCATTCGCATGGCTGGGGATATGCGCATATGCAAATGGCGCCGAAACATTGGCTGAATATTCATGAGGATGATATTGTCTGGGCCACTGCTGCGCCTGGTTGGCAAAAATGGGTCTGGAGTCCTTTCTTGTCTACGATGACTTCTGGCGCTACTGCGTTTGTGTATAATGGACGCTTCGACGGCACGAAATATCTTGAGTTGCTTCAAGATTACCAAATTAACGTGTTGTGCTGTACGCCGACTGAGTATCGTATTATGGCGAAATTGCAGGATTTAGGCCAATACGATTTATCGCATTTACATGATGCGGTTTCTGCTGGCGAACCGTTGAACCAAGAAGTGGTTGAGAAGTTCCAAGATACGTTTGATATCACGGTGCGCGATGGTTACGGCCAAACTGAAAGTACTTTATTAATTGGTTTGTTAAAAGACGTACCTGGACGCCCTGGTTCAATGGGGAAAGCGATTCCTGGCAGTGGTGTGCTGATTGTCGACGATGAAGGTCAGCCGGTAGAAGCTGGTGTAGTTGGCAATATTGCAGTGCCTGTCGATTTACCTGCTTTATTTAAAGGTTACTTTAAAGATTCTGAACGTACTCAAGAACGTGTAGCCGGCGATTATTTCTTAACTGGCGACCGTGCTAAAGAGGATGAAGATGGTTACTTCTGGTTCGAAGGCCGTGCAGACGATATTATTATCAGTTCTGGTTATACGATTGGACCGTTCGAAGTTGAAGACTCATTAACGAAACATCCTGCTGTGAAGGAAACGGCAGTTGTCGCAAGTCCGCATGAATTGCGTGGTAATATTGTAAAAGCGTTCGTCATCTTGCAAGATGGCTATGAAGCGAGCGACGAATTAGTGCGCGAGCTTCAGCACTTCGTGAAATACGATGTTGCGCCGTATAAATATCCGCGTGCGATTGAGTTTGTCGAGGATCTGCCGAAGACAAACTCTGGCAAGATTCGTCGTGTTGAGTTGCGTGAAGCTGAAGTGGAAAAATACAATCGCGAGCATGAGTAA
- the nhaC gene encoding Na+/H+ antiporter NhaC, translating to MQNQEEKNANVENKEAVEKQHKPLGVGASVLTLGIMIAAMLFTVAVLKKEPHIPLMIGTAVAIGVTMLHGYKFDEVEEMMYKGIRHALPAIVIIILVGLIIGSWIGSGVVATMIYYGLQLIDPRYFLAVVVILCGIVALAIGSSWSTIATVGVASMGIGISMGISPGMIAGAVICGSYFGDKMSPLSDTTNLASGLTNVDLFDHIKHMMYTTIPALVITVITFFFLGQRFGNKHFDPKNIEKILTTIQDNFVISPWLLLIPLAVIVLVIFKVPAIPAICVGIVLGFFAQIFVQGGSLTDAMTALQTGYTMESGNKMVDELFNRGGLESMFYTISLTLVAMTFGGVLEYSGMLSALINVILKFARNTGSLIASVIVSCIGTNFTCSEQYISIIVPGRMYADAFKEKGLHAKNLSRALEDGGTLTSVFVPWNTCGVFIASTLGVTVFEYAPFAILNFLVPIISIIFAYTGFKIIKLPKEDKKGADVGKKAALPKDADLV from the coding sequence ATGCAAAATCAGGAAGAGAAGAATGCAAATGTAGAGAATAAGGAAGCTGTTGAAAAGCAGCACAAGCCATTAGGGGTCGGCGCATCGGTATTGACATTGGGGATTATGATTGCGGCAATGTTATTTACGGTGGCGGTCTTGAAGAAGGAACCGCATATACCGTTGATGATTGGGACTGCTGTAGCGATTGGTGTCACGATGTTGCATGGTTATAAGTTCGATGAGGTTGAAGAGATGATGTATAAAGGGATCAGGCATGCTTTGCCGGCGATTGTGATTATCATCTTGGTCGGCTTGATTATTGGTTCATGGATTGGCAGCGGCGTTGTTGCGACGATGATTTATTATGGTCTGCAATTGATTGATCCGCGTTATTTCTTAGCAGTAGTCGTAATTTTATGTGGCATTGTAGCTCTGGCAATAGGGAGTTCTTGGTCGACGATAGCTACTGTGGGGGTAGCTTCCATGGGTATCGGTATTAGCATGGGAATTTCTCCTGGTATGATTGCAGGTGCAGTTATCTGTGGTTCGTACTTTGGTGATAAGATGAGTCCTTTATCTGATACAACGAACTTGGCTTCTGGTTTAACAAACGTAGATTTGTTCGACCACATTAAACATATGATGTATACAACGATTCCAGCGCTTGTCATTACGGTTATTACTTTCTTCTTCTTAGGTCAGCGCTTTGGTAATAAGCACTTTGACCCTAAAAATATTGAGAAAATTTTGACAACTATACAAGATAACTTTGTCATCTCACCTTGGTTGTTATTGATTCCGTTGGCAGTTATTGTGTTAGTTATCTTTAAAGTTCCGGCGATTCCAGCGATTTGTGTCGGTATTGTCTTAGGTTTCTTTGCGCAAATCTTTGTGCAAGGTGGTTCATTAACTGATGCCATGACAGCGTTGCAAACTGGTTATACTATGGAATCTGGTAATAAAATGGTAGATGAGTTATTTAACCGCGGTGGTTTGGAATCGATGTTCTATACGATTTCCTTAACCCTTGTAGCTATGACTTTCGGAGGTGTACTTGAATATTCAGGTATGTTATCAGCATTAATCAATGTGATCTTGAAGTTTGCGAGAAACACAGGTTCATTGATTGCTTCTGTTATCGTATCTTGTATCGGTACAAACTTCACTTGTTCTGAACAATACATTTCAATTATTGTTCCAGGACGTATGTATGCAGATGCTTTCAAAGAAAAAGGCTTGCATGCGAAGAACCTATCTCGTGCTTTAGAAGATGGGGGCACACTGACGTCCGTCTTCGTTCCTTGGAACACATGCGGTGTATTCATTGCTTCAACACTTGGTGTAACCGTCTTTGAATATGCACCGTTTGCTATCTTGAACTTCTTAGTACCGATTATCTCAATCATCTTTGCTTATACTGGCTTCAAGATTATCAAATTGCCAAAAGAAGATAAAAAAGGTGCAGATGTCGGAAAAAAGGCAGCCCTGCCTAAAGACGCAGATTTAGTTTAG
- a CDS encoding PPK2 family polyphosphate kinase, whose protein sequence is MFKKSSEWNLIIKYLARDKRGRYILDININDYKVPVQKEFKFKDYPHQVSTQENETELRDEVIPELVDLLQDLHLKLFAEEKDGIMVVLQAMDAAGKDEAISYIFSNLNAQGLKTTSFGQPSEEEEKHDYLWRLHRGKPERGEISLLNRSYYEDVIVTRVHDLLGEEHKDQIKDDTDLWKLRYRQINDHERYLEENGFHTIKFFFNMSKEAQRDRLLERMKDPKKNWEFSFNDVKERQHWDDYQEIFQDMINETSTSWAPWYVLPADNPWYARAVITKVMIEALEKINPQFPEFTAEEKAELDKYIEQLENE, encoded by the coding sequence ATGTTTAAAAAGTCGTCGGAGTGGAACTTAATCATAAAATACTTAGCACGAGATAAGAGAGGAAGATACATCTTGGATATTAATATCAATGATTATAAAGTTCCCGTACAAAAAGAATTTAAATTTAAAGATTACCCACACCAAGTCAGCACACAAGAGAATGAGACAGAACTTCGCGATGAAGTTATTCCGGAACTGGTCGATTTATTACAAGACTTACATTTGAAATTATTTGCAGAAGAGAAAGACGGCATCATGGTAGTATTACAAGCCATGGACGCAGCCGGTAAAGATGAGGCCATTAGCTATATTTTTTCAAATTTGAATGCACAAGGTCTGAAAACAACTTCATTCGGACAGCCGAGCGAAGAAGAGGAGAAACACGACTACTTATGGCGGTTACATCGTGGTAAACCTGAACGCGGAGAAATCTCTTTGCTCAACCGTTCTTATTATGAAGATGTGATTGTCACACGTGTGCACGACTTATTAGGAGAAGAACATAAAGATCAAATTAAAGACGACACGGATTTGTGGAAGTTGCGCTATCGTCAAATCAACGACCACGAGCGTTATTTAGAAGAAAACGGCTTTCATACCATTAAATTCTTCTTCAATATGTCAAAAGAGGCTCAAAGAGACAGATTGCTCGAACGCATGAAAGACCCGAAGAAGAATTGGGAATTCTCATTTAATGATGTCAAAGAACGCCAACATTGGGACGATTACCAAGAAATCTTTCAAGATATGATTAACGAAACTTCTACCTCATGGGCGCCGTGGTACGTCTTGCCTGCAGATAATCCGTGGTATGCACGCGCAGTCATTACCAAAGTCATGATAGAAGCCCTAGAAAAAATTAATCCGCAATTTCCTGAATTTACCGCAGAAGAAAAGGCAGAATTAGATAAATATATCGAACAATTGGAGAATGAGTAG
- a CDS encoding SDR family NAD(P)-dependent oxidoreductase, with product MVNHVLVTGGSGFLGMRIVAELLKQGDVVRTTLRSLKKQPQVLDALNDNGVPTENLSFVVADLSSDENWDAAMEDIDVVMSVASPVFFGKVKDENEVIRPALEGIQRVLKFADDAEVKRVIMTSNFGAVGFSNLDQSSVTTEADWTQEDQPGLSVYEKSKLLAEKAAWQFMENTGTDMELVTINPVAIFGPSLDEHMSGSFETIKFMTNGAGRLPNIALNVVDVRDVAAIHILAMKVEEVAGKRFIASADGKITMPEIAQLLKSQRPEVSESVSTHVMPDFVLKMSALFSKRAKEAKLLMDINRNISNQQAKEVLGWTPIADQETAILNATDSLKKYNLI from the coding sequence ATGGTAAATCATGTGTTGGTAACTGGCGGCTCGGGTTTCTTGGGCATGCGTATTGTGGCGGAATTGTTGAAGCAGGGTGATGTGGTGCGTACGACGTTGCGTTCGTTGAAGAAGCAGCCTCAGGTATTGGATGCGTTGAATGATAATGGAGTCCCTACGGAAAATTTGAGTTTCGTGGTGGCTGATTTGTCGAGTGACGAGAATTGGGATGCTGCGATGGAGGATATTGATGTAGTCATGAGTGTAGCTTCTCCGGTGTTCTTCGGCAAGGTTAAGGATGAAAATGAGGTGATCCGCCCTGCTTTGGAAGGGATTCAGCGGGTGTTGAAGTTTGCGGATGATGCAGAGGTCAAGCGTGTGATTATGACGTCTAATTTCGGCGCGGTCGGTTTCAGTAATTTGGATCAGTCGAGTGTAACGACGGAGGCTGATTGGACGCAAGAGGATCAACCTGGCTTATCGGTGTATGAAAAGTCTAAGTTACTGGCGGAAAAAGCGGCTTGGCAATTTATGGAAAATACTGGGACGGATATGGAGCTGGTGACGATTAATCCTGTGGCTATCTTCGGTCCATCGCTGGATGAGCATATGTCCGGGAGTTTTGAAACAATCAAGTTTATGACGAATGGTGCGGGCAGACTGCCGAATATTGCTTTGAATGTGGTGGATGTGCGTGATGTAGCGGCGATTCATATTTTGGCGATGAAGGTAGAGGAAGTTGCAGGCAAGCGCTTTATTGCAAGTGCGGATGGCAAGATTACGATGCCGGAAATTGCGCAGTTATTGAAGTCGCAACGTCCAGAGGTGTCTGAAAGCGTGAGTACACATGTGATGCCGGATTTCGTGTTGAAAATGAGTGCGCTGTTCAGCAAGCGTGCGAAGGAAGCTAAGTTATTAATGGATATCAATCGCAATATCAGTAATCAGCAAGCGAAAGAGGTGCTGGGCTGGACGCCGATCGCTGATCAAGAGACTGCGATTTTAAATGCGACGGACAGTTTGAAAAAATATAATCTTATCTAA
- a CDS encoding amidohydrolase family protein — protein sequence MQSITTEEHFILKDVQEKMMQLTHPDPDGVPMKTMLAALEEKTGFAHEDDLDEHKNRIKFMDDNDIRMQILSYGNSAPSNLKGEEAIELCRLCNDVLHEYVELRPTRFQGFAVLPINDPEAAAEEFRRCVNELGMKGALIAGRGQDGTFLDHPQYEPIFKAASELNAPIYLHPAPVTPEIYQAYYDSPAYDDVTSATFACFGYGWHTDVGIHAVRLILSGLFDRYPNLEMIIGHWGEFVPFFLERMDQALLTNKLEQPISEYFKKHFYITPSGMFTKPQFDMVRHYFGIDKILYAVDYPYINPDNVSTFLGTLGLTEEEKAKIAYKNAEKLFNIDTEQE from the coding sequence ATGCAAAGTATTACAACAGAAGAACACTTTATACTGAAAGATGTACAAGAAAAAATGATGCAACTTACTCATCCAGATCCAGACGGCGTACCGATGAAGACGATGTTGGCAGCCTTAGAAGAGAAAACGGGATTTGCGCATGAAGATGATTTAGATGAACATAAAAACCGCATCAAATTCATGGATGATAATGATATCCGCATGCAAATTTTATCTTATGGAAACAGCGCACCTTCTAATTTAAAAGGTGAGGAGGCCATTGAATTATGTCGTTTGTGTAATGATGTATTACATGAATATGTAGAATTACGTCCGACACGTTTCCAAGGATTTGCGGTGTTGCCGATAAATGATCCGGAAGCGGCAGCAGAAGAATTCCGCCGTTGTGTGAATGAACTTGGCATGAAAGGTGCGTTAATTGCAGGACGTGGGCAAGATGGCACATTCCTCGACCATCCGCAATACGAACCTATCTTTAAAGCGGCTTCAGAATTGAACGCGCCGATTTACTTACATCCGGCGCCGGTAACGCCTGAAATCTATCAAGCTTATTATGATAGTCCTGCCTATGACGATGTGACGTCCGCAACCTTTGCTTGTTTCGGCTACGGTTGGCATACAGATGTGGGCATCCACGCAGTGAGACTCATACTCTCAGGACTTTTCGACCGTTATCCGAACTTAGAAATGATTATCGGACACTGGGGCGAATTTGTACCATTCTTCTTAGAACGTATGGACCAAGCGCTCTTAACTAATAAGTTAGAACAGCCGATCAGCGAGTATTTCAAAAAGCACTTCTATATCACACCAAGCGGTATGTTTACGAAACCGCAATTCGATATGGTGCGTCATTATTTCGGCATCGATAAAATTTTATATGCCGTAGACTATCCCTATATTAACCCGGATAATGTTTCGACTTTCTTAGGCACATTAGGTCTAACAGAAGAAGAAAAAGCCAAGATTGCATACAAGAATGCTGAAAAACTGTTTAACATCGATACAGAACAAGAATAA
- a CDS encoding alpha/beta fold hydrolase — METLQLSGADVRYHKVGKGPVLILIPGANGTGDIFMPLAQQLADHFTVIAVDRRGFGQSTLTAPLPAEVSSPNSQYRVKRDAQDIAEIAKHESGDTPVYVLGSSSGSIVAMHVLKEHPDVVKKIAFHEPPINTFLPDAKYWQDKNTELVNVEEKDGMPAAMKVFFDDLNVAPIDREMMGNSSDDNEEVSAQRVQEMQNWFMYEIRQYTSSDIAIKDLKPYTDRITLLNGTDSRNSFPQEVNEYLAKELGLKIVEIPGGHLGYVQKPEGFAKVLLDIWG, encoded by the coding sequence ATGGAAACATTACAATTATCGGGCGCAGACGTCCGTTATCATAAAGTCGGCAAAGGACCGGTCTTAATTTTGATTCCCGGCGCAAATGGTACAGGAGACATCTTCATGCCACTTGCACAACAACTTGCAGACCACTTCACAGTCATTGCTGTGGACCGTCGCGGTTTCGGACAAAGCACTTTAACAGCACCGCTGCCAGCAGAAGTTTCAAGTCCGAACAGCCAATATCGTGTGAAACGTGACGCACAAGACATCGCAGAGATTGCCAAACACGAAAGCGGCGATACACCTGTTTACGTCTTAGGCTCAAGTTCAGGTTCAATTGTAGCGATGCACGTCTTGAAAGAACATCCAGACGTTGTGAAGAAAATTGCTTTCCACGAGCCACCGATTAATACTTTCTTACCAGATGCCAAATACTGGCAAGATAAAAACACTGAACTTGTAAACGTCGAAGAAAAAGACGGCATGCCAGCCGCAATGAAAGTATTCTTCGATGACTTAAATGTGGCACCGATTGACCGCGAAATGATGGGTAATTCATCAGATGATAACGAAGAAGTCTCAGCGCAACGCGTTCAAGAAATGCAGAACTGGTTCATGTACGAAATTCGCCAATACACATCATCAGACATTGCTATCAAAGACTTGAAACCATACACAGACCGCATTACACTCTTGAACGGTACCGATTCACGTAACTCCTTCCCACAAGAAGTCAACGAATACCTCGCTAAAGAACTCGGCCTCAAAATTGTGGAAATCCCAGGAGGCCACCTAGGCTACGTCCAAAAACCAGAAGGCTTCGCGAAAGTCTTGTTAGATATCTGGGGATAA
- a CDS encoding YSIRK-targeted surface antigen transcriptional regulator produces MKEKTILKSLHLCLDIDTSIFDSIFDIQGYGHHLYTYIGKLNEKVEEADLNKFFYVNNDHEKQKLQFENRILNLVKKGNFEFVKNSLQNLGVEIMSPYTKDLLRNEKNYSIIIFEKLSQLAIESGLDEIESTRVRDQLITDNEKARDTDEIIKVRNGAILLFAKKIEKIVEENLSPFMTTILQYINNNLYQDISLASIAKEFNVSQTTLNLTFKNEIGITVKKYLTKSKMEDAKKLLFHDLSISDISQMLGFADSSHFCKKFKKETGMTPTEYKRENKNK; encoded by the coding sequence ATGAAAGAAAAAACTATATTAAAGTCACTTCATTTATGTTTAGACATAGATACGAGTATATTTGATTCAATCTTCGACATACAGGGGTATGGACATCACCTTTATACTTATATCGGTAAACTTAACGAAAAAGTAGAAGAAGCTGACTTGAATAAATTTTTTTATGTTAATAATGATCATGAAAAGCAAAAGCTACAATTCGAAAATCGTATTTTGAATTTAGTTAAAAAAGGTAACTTTGAATTTGTGAAAAATTCTTTACAAAATTTAGGAGTAGAAATAATGTCACCATACACCAAAGATTTACTACGCAACGAAAAAAATTACTCAATTATTATTTTTGAAAAATTATCACAGTTAGCTATTGAATCAGGTTTAGACGAAATTGAGTCTACCAGAGTACGAGATCAATTAATCACAGACAATGAAAAAGCAAGAGACACCGATGAAATCATTAAAGTGAGAAACGGAGCAATACTATTGTTTGCTAAAAAAATAGAAAAAATAGTAGAGGAAAATTTATCTCCTTTTATGACAACTATTTTACAATATATAAATAACAACTTATATCAAGATATTTCATTAGCTTCAATAGCAAAAGAATTTAATGTAAGTCAGACTACCTTAAATCTTACATTTAAAAATGAAATTGGAATAACAGTGAAAAAATATCTTACAAAATCAAAAATGGAGGATGCAAAAAAATTACTTTTTCATGATTTAAGTATAAGTGATATTTCTCAAATGCTAGGTTTTGCTGATTCTTCTCATTTTTGTAAAAAATTTAAAAAAGAAACTGGAATGACTCCTACAGAATATAAAAGAGAGAATAAAAATAAATGA